Within Xanthomonas oryzae pv. oryzae, the genomic segment TCGGGGGCGATGCGAGTTGGTGGAACCAGTGGACGACGACGTTCATGCGATGGCAGTAGCCTTTGGAATGGCGTTGGCTCTCGAAACAGCAACAACGCGTTGTGCGGGGCGCGTTATCGACAATGCATCGACGGTCGCGCTCAACTCAACGAAATGCGGATCGCGGTCGCCGCAGCCAGCGGTGCCAGGACCACGCCGATTACCAGTCCGGCGCCCAACAACAACAACGCACCCACTGCATCCTGTCCTTGCCCGCTGGCCGCCACGCTGCCGGCACCGAACACCAGCACCGGCACGTACAGCGGCAACGCCAGCAACGCCACGAGAATACCAGAGCGCTTCATCGTCACCGTCAGTGCCGCAACCACGGCGCCGAGCAGACTCAGAAGCGGTGTTCCAAGCGCCAACGATGCCAGCAGAACCGGTAATTGGTCATGCGGCAGGTGCAGAAATTCGCCCAGCAGCGGGGTCACGGCAATCAGCGGCAACGCACTGGTCGCCCAATGCAGCAGCACGCGCACTGCGATCAACCAGGCCAACGGCACCGGTGCCAGCAGCCATTGCTCCATCGAACCGTCTTCGACATCGCTGCGGAACAAGGCGTCCAGCGACAGCAGGCCCGCCAGCAACACCGACAGCCACAACACCGCCGGCGCGGCCTGCGCCAGCAGGTCCGGGCGTCCGCCCAGGCCCAGCGCGAACAACACGACGATCAGCAACGCGAACACCGCCGGCTGCAAGGCATCGCTGCGGCGACGCCACAGCAGTTGCAGGTCGCGGCCCAGCAAGGCGCGCGCCGCCTGCCATAGCGACGGTTGTGGCGAATGCAGGCTCATGCCGCCGCCTCCAGCGTGAGCATGCGCGTGCGCACCGGCGGCGCCGCGTAAGCGCCGTGGGTGGTGACCAGCGCCGCACCGCCGCCGCGCAGATGCGCGGAGATCATCCGGTTGACCAGGGTGATGCCGTCCAGATCCAGATTGGCGTAGGGCTCGTCCAGCAACCATAGCGGCGCCGGCGACAGCCACAGCCGTGCCAGTGCCAGGCGCTTGCGTTGGCCGGCCGACAACTGCCGCACCAGCGCATCTTCGTAACCGGCCAGGCCGACGATGGCCAGCGCACTGCCGGGCATCTGCTTGGCGCGGCGGCCATGCAGTCCGCATAGGAAGTGCAGGTTTTCCAGCGTGCTGAGGTCGGCCTTCAGGCCGGGCAGGTGGCCCAGGTAGGCCATGAAGCGGCTGCGGTCGCCACGCTTGGCGGTTTTGCCATCGATCTGGATCTGCCCGTGTTCCACATGCAACAGGCCGGCCAGCACGCGCAGCAGCGTGGTCTTGCCAGCGCCATTGTCGCCTTGCACCAGCAGCGCTTCGCCGGCATCGACGTGGAAATCCAGCGGGCCGAACACCGGCTCCTCGTTGCGGCTGAAGGCCAGGGCGTGCGCCGCCAACAGCGGCGGTGCGGTGTGCAGCGGTTCGATCATCGGTGCAGCAGGCTCCCGTCGCAGGACGGCATGGGGAAGGGCCGGGGCAGGCACGCACCGGACCGGGCGCGCATTGTAGCGACGATGGTGGCATGCCGGGGACGTCTGCGGCAGCGTGGCGGGCGCCGCGATGGGTCAGGGAACGCTGTTTTGCAGTGTCCGGGCGCAACCGCCTGGCGGCTTTGCGTACACTCGCGTTCCCCCGTTTCTTGTCTGGACAGGCACCATGCCCCTCACGACCAAGCTGCCCAAGGTGGGCACCACCATCTTCACCGTCATGTCGCAGCTGGCGGCCGAGCACGGCGCGGTCAATCTGGGCCAGGGCTTTCCCGATTTTGCGGTGCCGCAGCGGCTGGTCGACGAACTGACCAAGGCCATGGCGGCCGGCCACAACCAGTACCCGCCGATGCCCGGCGTGGCGACGCTGCGCCAGGCCATCGCCGGCAAGGC encodes:
- the ccmB gene encoding heme exporter protein CcmB, with translation MSLHSPQPSLWQAARALLGRDLQLLWRRRSDALQPAVFALLIVVLFALGLGGRPDLLAQAAPAVLWLSVLLAGLLSLDALFRSDVEDGSMEQWLLAPVPLAWLIAVRVLLHWATSALPLIAVTPLLGEFLHLPHDQLPVLLASLALGTPLLSLLGAVVAALTVTMKRSGILVALLALPLYVPVLVFGAGSVAASGQGQDAVGALLLLGAGLVIGVVLAPLAAATAIRISLS
- the ccmA gene encoding heme ABC exporter ATP-binding protein CcmA, which produces MIEPLHTAPPLLAAHALAFSRNEEPVFGPLDFHVDAGEALLVQGDNGAGKTTLLRVLAGLLHVEHGQIQIDGKTAKRGDRSRFMAYLGHLPGLKADLSTLENLHFLCGLHGRRAKQMPGSALAIVGLAGYEDALVRQLSAGQRKRLALARLWLSPAPLWLLDEPYANLDLDGITLVNRMISAHLRGGGAALVTTHGAYAAPPVRTRMLTLEAAA